The Echinicola jeungdonensis genome segment CCAGTTGCAATGATAATGTTATCTGCAGAATAGGTGGTTTTCTTACCTTCTTTATCTTCAACTTCAACTTTTTTTCCTGGCTTTACTTTACCCCAGCCTAAAAGTTGTTCGATTTTATTCTTTTTAAACAGGAATTGGATGCCTTTGCTCATACCTTCGGCTACCCCCCTGCTTCTTTTTACCATGCCACCAAAATCAGCCTTGGGATCTTTCACAGAAATCCCATAATCTTCTGCGTGGTTGATATATTCAAAAACCTGTGCACTTTTCAACAAGGCTTTGGTAGGGATACAACCCCAGTTCAAACAAATACCGCCTAGTTCGGCAGCTTCTACGACAGCGGTTTTCAATCCAAGTTGAGAGGCTCGAATGGCAGCCACATAACCACCTGGACCACTACCTACTACAATAACATCAAATTTTGTTGAAGACATATGTTGTATATTTTAAATAGCTTTTTTATCCCCCGCAAATTTATAATAAATACGCTCAGAAAAAAATTTGGCTTCCAATTAGATCGCCATTTAAAGCCTTATTTCAAAGATTTTAAATCTTTTGGCAAAAATCCAAGGAAGCATAAAGACTCCTGTCAATCCTTTGCCCTCTTCGGCAAGAATTTTGGAATAATTACCTATTTTTGACCCTTTAACCGATTTAAACTTTAAAAACAAATATGGGATTACTAACAGGAAAAACCGCCCTAATCACTGGGGCATCTAAAGGAATTGGCAGGGCCATTGCCCTAAAGTATGCTCAGGAAGGGGCTAATGTAGCCTTTACTTTTTTGTCCAGTGTAGAAAAAGGGCAAGCCTTGGAAAAAGAACTGGCTGATTTTGGCGTCAAAGCCAAAGGTTTCCGTTCAGATGCGTCTGACTTTGCCGCTGCTGAAGCTTTGGTCGCTGATGTAGTCAAAGAATTCGGTTCACTGGATATTTTGATCAATAATGCAGGAATTACCCGGGACAACCTTTTGATGAGAATGAATGAAGCATCCTGGGACGAGGTGATCAATGTCAACCTTAAATCCTGCTTCAACACCGTAAAAGCAGCAACAAGAACCTTGATGAAACAAAAGTCCGGATCCATCATCAATATCACCTCTGTAGTGGGGGTAAAAGGAAATGCTGGTCAAGCCAATTATGCGGCCTCTAAAGCTGGAATCATTGGTTTCACCAAATCCGTAGCTTTGGAACTGGGTTCCAGAGGCATCCGAAGTAATGCAGTAGCTCCAGGGTTTATTGAAACAGAAATGACTGATGTTCTTGACGAAAAAACCGTTCAAGGCTGGAGGGATGCCATCCCAATGAAAAGAGGGGGCCAACCTGAGGAAGTGGCTGATGCCTGCGTATTCTTAGGCTCTGACATGAGTACTTATGTTTCCGGGCAAGTGCTTCAGGTAGATGGCGCTATGCTAACTTAATTTTTGAGAGTAAAGAATCAAGAGTAAAGATAAAAAGAGGCTGTACTCAAAAGTGTTTCACACAATTGACAAGCAAAATTTTATTCTTGCCTTTGAATAATAGGGATTTGATAATAGGGATTCGACCTGCCTTATCAGGGCAAATCATCGAATCCCTAATATCGAATCACCAACACCTATCTAAATACAGACAGAATTTTCCTTGGGGGGGTGTTTAGTGATTTTCACTTATGAGATAGTTCATTATTTTTCCTCCAAATCCGGATCATAAAGCAAATTATCGTTTTCAAAATCATAAAGGGTCAACTGTCTCAGCTCATAATAAGCAGCCCAATATTCCCTTAAAGAACTGATATACCTTTCCCTGTTAGAGTCTTTCTCTGTCTGGGCTATATTCAAGTCTGTAATATTTACCTTACCACTCAAGTACCTTTGACGGGAAATCTCATATCTTTTTGCAGCAACTTCATCCGCCTTTTCACTGATCATAATCCTGTCCTTTAATTGCTGGAAATTTTTTACTTTGGTAAAGATCTCCTGTTCAAAAGTGACGATTTCCTGCTCAAGTGTATAGTTGACAAGCTCCTGATTGGCTTCGGCAATACCCATCCTGGCCTTGTTTCTTCCCCAATCCAAAAGTGGTACGCTAATCCTTAAATTAACTACGGCTTGTTGATTTGGGTTATCATATATATTGGCCCAGTTAAACCCAGCATTATTGTAACCGTAGCTGGCATTTAGGTTCATATTAAACCTTTGCCCCTTAGCACGGGCAACTTCTGCTTCGGCTTCCAATTTCCTTCTTTTAAAAGCCACGGCATCAGACCTGTTTTCAAAGGCCAAATCAATAGCTTTGTCAACATCTACTTTAAACTCCGGAATATCATCGGGCAATACCAGCTCAAATTCTGCACTTTCATTCAAGCCAATGAATGATTTCAATTCGAGGGAAGAGGATTCCAGGTCCAATCTTGCTGAAGCCAAATCCTGCTCTGCCTGAAGCACCCGAAGCTCTACCTGAAGCAATTGGTCCTCCGTTGTGGTTCCGATATTGTACCTTCCTTTTTCTATTTTATAGATCTCCTCCGTATTACTTTTGTTTTGGGAGGCTATGTCAAACCGAATTTGTGCCAAAAGGTAATTAAAAAACAACTGGGTAGCCCTTTGGCTGATCTGCTCCATTTCTTCCACATAACTTTTCTTGCTTTCCTCGTACCTCAGGGGCTCTATTTTCCGGTCCCACTTCAATGGATTGAAAGCAAAAATAGGCTGGGACAACCTTACATTTACGGGAACCCCACTCCAACGGGTACCATTTTCTCCCTCTTGGGCCAGGAAGTTATCAAACCTGCTGGTAGAACTATTGACGGAAATAGTCCCTCCAGTAGCTGTAATTTGCTGTTGGAGTCCCAATTCCATATCCACCAGGTTTTGCTCTACCTGTCTGTACTCAATCGTACCGTCTGGCTGTGTAACAGCGGTTACGGATTGGGAATAACTTGGAATGGTCCCATTCAATCCCAGCTGAGGGTTATAATTAGATTTATAAAATCTGTATTGCCAGTAATTGTTTTCTTTCCTGGTTTGAGCACTTAGGGCTGCCGGTGATACCGACTTGGCACGGGCAATGATATCCTGTAAGGAATACCTGATTTTTTGTTGCCCAAATGCTCCTAAATGAACACTAAAAACAGTGAAAATTAATACTAATCTCAATAATGATTTATTCATATCTTAAAGAAGTTATAGGGTCTTGACTCGCAGCCCTTTTGGCCGGAGTTATTCCAAAAATTAATCCAACGGTAGCAGCCACGCTAAATGAAACTAATATGGAAGAAATGGTTACTATGGTCGGAAAATCCCCAAATCTGGAAACCATGCTAGCTAAAACAATTCCCAGTATTACCCCAATGACACCACCTGAAACACTTATCATCATGGCTTCAAACAGAAATTGGTGGACGATATCAGATTTCTTAGCCCCAAGGGAAAGTCTCAATCCTATTTCCTTAATCCTTTCCATCACAGAAGCCAGCATAATATTCATAATGCCTATACCTCCTACCAGCAAGGAAATTCCTGCAATAGCCCCTAGGACGATGTTAAAAATATTTTGGGTCCTCTGCTGTTGCTTTAGTAGCAATTCGGGAATGGTAATTTCAAAATCCACCACATTGTAATGTTTCCTTTCCAACAACCTGGAAAGAATATCCGCAGTGGGGTTAAGCAGGTTACTTTCTTTTACCTGCACCACCAATTTGTCAATTTGATGGTAGTTCTTTGCCCCGCCAGAGGAGTTACCATTATTATTATCTCCCCTCATCAAACTACCTGAAGTCACCTTTTGACGGTTTTTATAACGGACCAACATGGTCTGAATAGGAATATATACATCCATGTTATAATCCCGTATTCCCAACTTGGCAATGCTATTATCGGAAACTATCTTTTCTTCCAACACTCCGATCACCTCCATCCATTGGTTACCGCATTTGATCCGCTTTCCAATGGCATTTTCCTTACTGAAAAATTTGGTTTGTACACCACGGCCAATAATACATACCGGGTCTCCATTGATAAGGTTGGTATCAGAAAACATGTTGCCTTCCCGCAGTTTAAAATTGGTCACATCAAAGTAAGAGGGCATCACTCCTACCAATTTTGCTGAACGGCGAAGTCCGCTTTTCACAATATGGGTATCTAAAATAACCTCTGGGCTGATTCTTTGGATACCTGGAATAACATCCCTGACAGCTTCAACATCCAACATTCTCAAACCGGGGGAAAATTTACTCTTTTCCTCCCCTAAGCTGGCTCCCAAGTTTTCATCCACTTCCTCTTCTACCTGCTCTACAATTGGTTCTACTATGATGTTATTGACACCCACCAATTTTATTTGCTCCATGATCTCCTTTTGCGCCCCATTTCCGATGGCCATCATGGCAATTACTGCAGCCACCCCAAAAATGATCCCAAGAGCTGTCAATAAAGAACGTAGCCGGTTAGCTACCACCGCTTCAAAGGCAATGTAGAAATTGGCAATTAGCCTTGATCCAAACATAACTAAATATTAATTTCCCGGACTGTTTTCCCTTGGGCCTTGCCCCGGTCCTCTTCCTTGTCTAGAGTCCCTTCTTTTTGGTTTCTCTTCCTCTTCATCCCTTTGGGTTTCCTCTTCTGGCTTTTCATTTCTCTTGCCATTAAGGGCTTCCAGGAGTTTAATGGACTGGTCTTTTTCACTCCAATCGGGAATGGACAAATAAACTTTATCTCCTTCTTCCAAGCCCATATCAACGATCACTTCATCGTAATTGGAAAGGCCTAATTTAACCTCCTGCTTCACCCCATTATTGAGGTATACATAATTGATACTGTCATTTTCCACATGGACTGCTTCCAGGGGAACAAAAAGTGCTTCATCAATTTGTTGGGCTATTATGGTATTGCTGGTGGTCATGGCTGGACGCATCACCGGGTCACTTTCATGGATCAAAATAGTCACTTCAAAAACTTTGGCATCAGAATTTGGACGTTCCTGCCCCACATTAGCCACCCTGGTGACTTTTCCTGTGAATTTTTTCTCCGGGAAAGCATCCAAGCCGATTTCAACTTCCTGACCTACTTTTACCTTTCGGATTTCAACCTCATTGACATAGGTAATACTTTGCATTTCGGTTAAATCAGGCAAGGTAGCCACCACTGGATTCCAGGAACTGATCTGAGAACCTGTTGTAACCTTTTGCCCATTCCGTTGGGTTTCATAAATCACCATTCCATCTTGAGGGGCCGTAATGGTAAACTCATCCAACAAGTCTTGCATTTGCTTAAATTCCCGCTCCTCTTTTCTAAGCCTGGCCGTTCTTTCAGCCATTTTGGCTAATGCCTGGTTGTATTTGATTTTATAATTTTCCCTGGCTTGATCCAGGTCCCTTTTTGCTTTTTCAAGGTCATATTCATTTTGCTTGATGGTGGCCGGCGGCTCATATTGAGACTGCTCCAGCACCAACTTTTTTTGCTCCACATTGTACTCCAAATTAAGGATATTGTCCCTTTCTTGCCGAAGTGTAAGTGCAGTATCCAATTTGGCTTGCTCATACTGAGCCATCTCAGAATCCAAATTATTCTGGGCATCGCTAATCCTTCCATAAAGTTCAGACTTGTCCAAGGAAGCAATAAAACCTCCTTCTTCCACCACCGTCCCTTCATCCACAATTTTTTCTATGGTCATTTGGTAAACCCTGAATTCCCTGGCTCTGTTGGGCCCAGTGACCTGAACAGACCTTAGGGCCTTTAATTCCCCGGTTGTAGCTATTTCAACCGTAAATTCTCCTTTTTTTACAGGAACCAGGATGTCAACACCATCTCCGGATGCTGTGGGAGAAAAAATAAAGTACAGTACCAACACAGCTACTATACTTCCCGCCACGACAAATAGTAAATTCTTTTTCATTTTTAAAACCTCTTGATCGGCATTATTTTATTTTACAAGACAAAATTAAACGTATATATACAAACTTCCTTTCCAGCGAAACCCAAATATAGCCATTAAAATAAAACTTCAAACTAAAGGATTAATTAATGTTTGTTAAAACTGAGCGAAGAATTGTTAAATTGCGGCATCAAAAACCGGGATCCTCAATATGAAAAGCATTATTAGTTTTGTAATCCGCTATATACCAAGGAGTTTATTACAACAAATAAGCCATTTTTTTCTATGGATATTGGCTGTTTTTTATAAAGGGGATCGGGTTGAATGCACCATTTGCCATAGTCAATTCAAAAAATTTTTGCCTTATGGGAGGAAAGCCAGAGAAAATGCCCTTTGTCCCCAATGCCTGGCATTAGAAAGGCATCGATTGATTTGGCTTTTTCTCCGGGAGAAAACTGACTTTTTTACCAAACCCAAAAAAGTCCTCCATATCGCTCCCGAATTCTGTTTTATTGACCGGTTTGAAAAGTTGGATAACCTGGAATACATCACTGGAGACATAGAATCACCATTGGCCAAAGTCAAAATGGATGTTCACCAAATCCCTTTTGAGGACAATACTTTCGATGTAGTTTTTTGTAACCATGTTATGGAGCATGTAGATGATGACATCCAAGCATGCCGGGAGATCAATAGGGTAATGAAAAAAAACGGCTGGGGAATAGTACAATCTCCGGTTTATGACATCCCGGAAACTTTAGAGGATAAAAGCATCACTGATCCAGCAGAAAGGGAAAAATTGTTTGGCCAGAGGGACCATGTCCGAAAATATGGGAAGGATTATGCAAAAAGGTTAAGCACTTCTGGTTTAAATGTGGAAGAAAACAATTATGTCAAAAACCTCCCCTTAGACCATATCCAAAAATACGGCCTGCC includes the following:
- a CDS encoding TolC family protein, giving the protein MNKSLLRLVLIFTVFSVHLGAFGQQKIRYSLQDIIARAKSVSPAALSAQTRKENNYWQYRFYKSNYNPQLGLNGTIPSYSQSVTAVTQPDGTIEYRQVEQNLVDMELGLQQQITATGGTISVNSSTSRFDNFLAQEGENGTRWSGVPVNVRLSQPIFAFNPLKWDRKIEPLRYEESKKSYVEEMEQISQRATQLFFNYLLAQIRFDIASQNKSNTEEIYKIEKGRYNIGTTTEDQLLQVELRVLQAEQDLASARLDLESSSLELKSFIGLNESAEFELVLPDDIPEFKVDVDKAIDLAFENRSDAVAFKRRKLEAEAEVARAKGQRFNMNLNASYGYNNAGFNWANIYDNPNQQAVVNLRISVPLLDWGRNKARMGIAEANQELVNYTLEQEIVTFEQEIFTKVKNFQQLKDRIMISEKADEVAAKRYEISRQRYLSGKVNITDLNIAQTEKDSNRERYISSLREYWAAYYELRQLTLYDFENDNLLYDPDLEEK
- a CDS encoding efflux RND transporter periplasmic adaptor subunit — protein: MKKNLLFVVAGSIVAVLVLYFIFSPTASGDGVDILVPVKKGEFTVEIATTGELKALRSVQVTGPNRAREFRVYQMTIEKIVDEGTVVEEGGFIASLDKSELYGRISDAQNNLDSEMAQYEQAKLDTALTLRQERDNILNLEYNVEQKKLVLEQSQYEPPATIKQNEYDLEKAKRDLDQARENYKIKYNQALAKMAERTARLRKEEREFKQMQDLLDEFTITAPQDGMVIYETQRNGQKVTTGSQISSWNPVVATLPDLTEMQSITYVNEVEIRKVKVGQEVEIGLDAFPEKKFTGKVTRVANVGQERPNSDAKVFEVTILIHESDPVMRPAMTTSNTIIAQQIDEALFVPLEAVHVENDSINYVYLNNGVKQEVKLGLSNYDEVIVDMGLEEGDKVYLSIPDWSEKDQSIKLLEALNGKRNEKPEEETQRDEEEEKPKRRDSRQGRGPGQGPRENSPGN
- the fabG gene encoding 3-oxoacyl-[acyl-carrier-protein] reductase, whose amino-acid sequence is MGLLTGKTALITGASKGIGRAIALKYAQEGANVAFTFLSSVEKGQALEKELADFGVKAKGFRSDASDFAAAEALVADVVKEFGSLDILINNAGITRDNLLMRMNEASWDEVINVNLKSCFNTVKAATRTLMKQKSGSIINITSVVGVKGNAGQANYAASKAGIIGFTKSVALELGSRGIRSNAVAPGFIETEMTDVLDEKTVQGWRDAIPMKRGGQPEEVADACVFLGSDMSTYVSGQVLQVDGAMLT
- a CDS encoding ABC transporter permease, with the protein product MFGSRLIANFYIAFEAVVANRLRSLLTALGIIFGVAAVIAMMAIGNGAQKEIMEQIKLVGVNNIIVEPIVEQVEEEVDENLGASLGEEKSKFSPGLRMLDVEAVRDVIPGIQRISPEVILDTHIVKSGLRRSAKLVGVMPSYFDVTNFKLREGNMFSDTNLINGDPVCIIGRGVQTKFFSKENAIGKRIKCGNQWMEVIGVLEEKIVSDNSIAKLGIRDYNMDVYIPIQTMLVRYKNRQKVTSGSLMRGDNNNGNSSGGAKNYHQIDKLVVQVKESNLLNPTADILSRLLERKHYNVVDFEITIPELLLKQQQRTQNIFNIVLGAIAGISLLVGGIGIMNIMLASVMERIKEIGLRLSLGAKKSDIVHQFLFEAMMISVSGGVIGVILGIVLASMVSRFGDFPTIVTISSILVSFSVAATVGLIFGITPAKRAASQDPITSLRYE
- a CDS encoding class I SAM-dependent methyltransferase, whose protein sequence is MKSIISFVIRYIPRSLLQQISHFFLWILAVFYKGDRVECTICHSQFKKFLPYGRKARENALCPQCLALERHRLIWLFLREKTDFFTKPKKVLHIAPEFCFIDRFEKLDNLEYITGDIESPLAKVKMDVHQIPFEDNTFDVVFCNHVMEHVDDDIQACREINRVMKKNGWGIVQSPVYDIPETLEDKSITDPAEREKLFGQRDHVRKYGKDYAKRLSTSGLNVEENNYVKNLPLDHIQKYGLPEKEIIFFCTKGN